A DNA window from Lepidochelys kempii isolate rLepKem1 chromosome 9, rLepKem1.hap2, whole genome shotgun sequence contains the following coding sequences:
- the LOC140916899 gene encoding transcription factor HES-1-like encodes MTATAMASNVQKLSNTKEERKLRKPLIERKRRERINNCLEQLKEAVVGAFCLDQSKLEKADILEMTVKHLQNIQNNKIMADSKVSLEAQQRYSTGYIQCMHEVHNLLLTCEWMDKTLGARLLNHLLKSLPRSSEETCKAALRSSPPAHQAHTVQKSPICNKGNTSGSSPSQDQFYPVEEKQALKNSFQPQPLSLFSQPDVSPSSQILRPNFSHNNPSMGSLDMWRPW; translated from the exons ATGACTGCCACGGCTATGGCCAGCAATGTGCAGAAACTTTCCAACACCAAAGAGGAAAGGAAG TTAAGGAAGCCTCTGATTGAGCGAAAGCGAAGGGAAAGGATTAACAACTGCTTGGAGCAACTGAAGGAAGCAGTCGTTGGTGCATTTTGTTTGGAC caatcTAAACTTGAAAAAGCAGATATCCTTGAAATGACAGTAAAGCATCTCCAGAATATCCAAAACAACAAGATCATGG CAGATTCCAAAGTGAGTCTCGAAGCTCAGCAGAGGTACAGCACTGGATATATTCAGTGTATGCATGAGGTTCACAACCTCCTCCTGACCTGTGAATGGATGGACAAGACTCTTGGGGCACGATTATTAAATCATCTCCTGAAATCCTTACCCAGATCCAGCGAGGAGACCTGCAAAGCAGCCTTAAGGTCCTCGCCTCCAGCTCACCAGGCCCACACAGTGCAGAAATCCCCTATCTGCAATAAGGGGAATACCTCAGGGTCAAGTCCATCTCAGGACCAGTTCTATCCTGTGGAGGAAAAACAAGCTTTGAAAAATTCATTTCAACCACAACCACTATCTCTCTTTAGTCAGCCTGATGTGTCACCTTCCAGCCAGATCCTACGGCCAAATTTTTCTCATAATAACCCTAGTATGGGATCATTAGATATGTGGAGACCAtggtaa